In the genome of Leptospira broomii serovar Hurstbridge str. 5399, the window GAGATCACCCCTGACACTCTAGATTGGCTCTCAAACGAGGAAACTAGGCAGCAGGAGACGGATGACTTTCTCCAAGAACTTGAAAAATTGAAAACGGGATGAGAAAATGAATAAATATCTCACGATATTGATACTTGGAAACCTAACCCTCTTTTCCTGCGCAACTGCACAGAGAGATACGGCGGTTTCAGCCAATTTGGAGTCCCAGGTTAGAGCCGAGATAAAAATCATAGATGCCCAACTGCAAACGACCAACTCCGAAGACAAAAAAAGGTCGGAACTTCTTCTTCAAAAATCAAAACTTTTACTGAAAATCGAATCCTTTAAAGAAGCTTCGCTTGTTTTGAAGGAACTCCAAAATTCCAAGGAAGGAAAAAACCTTCTGCATCTGGATCATTATCTAGGTTCAGCGTATTTGGGAATTAACGATTATGGTAATGCGATCGTTCACTTCCGTAAATCTGATAATATTGATCGAGACTTCGAATCGGCTAATCGTAAAAAGATGTGGGCAAAAGCTTATTTCGAAGACGAAAAATACGGTCAGGCTCTAGGAATTCTGGGCCGTGCGGCTCGGGACAAGAATTTTGAGAAAGACTTGTTCTATTACGAAACTGTTGTAGTTAGTTTCTATCGGATTAAGGAATACAAAAGATGCCAGATGGTTCTGGAAGAAGGATTGCAGAAATTTCCAGAGAGCGCCGTATTAAGGGAGACCTCGGAAAAAATCGCGCAACTCCTTCCGCGATAATTCGACTTTCCTTTCCCCTTCCTAAAAACTCTTTCATTGCAAGGGACCGAATCGAAGTTAAGATTCCGGTTCCTATTCTAGTTTATAAATACTCCAGAGTATTTTTCATTCGAGCAAAGCGAACGATGGAACGTCCTTCTTTTCGGAGGATATCCATATTCGCGATTATTTTTTTTCTAGCTCTCGCGGCGGTGAAAGAAGGCGCAGAATGGTATTTTATTCGTCGTGTTTTGGATTTGCGTGCAGTTAAAGAACTTTCTCGGAACTTTATAAACGAAGAATTGGGTAGGGCGGTTGCCCTCGGCGTCGTGGAGTACGAGTTTCCGAATCATGTCTTTATCGAAGATCTAAAGATTTCTAGCGACGAAGACTTTGCAGCCCAACATCTCATATTTAAGGCAAACAAAATCGAATTAGTCTTACGGGGGCTTTGGAAAGGAACTCCTTCTGTCCGCGCTATTCGTATTCGGGACGCGCAAATCTCCCTGGATCTGGAAGATAAAATCTCCGGTGAAATTCTAGGGTATATTCACAAA includes:
- a CDS encoding tetratricopeptide repeat protein, with product MNKYLTILILGNLTLFSCATAQRDTAVSANLESQVRAEIKIIDAQLQTTNSEDKKRSELLLQKSKLLLKIESFKEASLVLKELQNSKEGKNLLHLDHYLGSAYLGINDYGNAIVHFRKSDNIDRDFESANRKKMWAKAYFEDEKYGQALGILGRAARDKNFEKDLFYYETVVVSFYRIKEYKRCQMVLEEGLQKFPESAVLRETSEKIAQLLPR